Proteins from one Malaya genurostris strain Urasoe2022 chromosome 2, Malgen_1.1, whole genome shotgun sequence genomic window:
- the LOC131430489 gene encoding probable ATP-dependent RNA helicase DDX23: protein MAGDKKRRSRSRERVDTERDRARDRYREHLNERDRDRDREREYINERDRDRERDRDYLNERDRDRERERDRDRLDRERDRERDRDRGYADRLSASNRDRVGEGITKRRSSGEWNRDKKKKKDEPEKKEESEEVEEKKAMLKQETGSKKEPLSLEELLARKKAEEQARSKPVFITKEQRAAEALKRRQEEVAAMKAATSNSVAKFGDVPVTVLLNREKKDPLEKYDRRERERERERERERARNRDRDGKDKDGDDDKKRSATDDPSSKDKEKEQEAIRERYLGIIKKKRRVRRLNDRKFVFDWDAAEDTSVDYNNLYKERHHVQFFGRGNIAGIDIKDQKKKQSKFYGDLLEKRRTDAEKEQEKVRLKKVKKKEEKQKWDDRHWSEKECDEMTERDWRIFREDYNITIKGGKIPNPFRSWKESGFPKEILDIIDKVGYKEPTPIQRQAIPIGLQNRDIIGIAETGSGKTLAFLIPLLNWIQSLPKIDRLETADQGPYAIILAPTRELAQQIEEETQKFGQPLGIRTVVVVGGLSREEQGFRLRLGCEIVIATPGRLIDVLENRYLVLNQCTYIVLDEADRMIDMGFEPDVQKILEYMPVTNLKPDTEEAEDASKLMANFNTKKKYRQTVMFTATMPPAVERLARTYLRRPATVYIGSVGRPTERTEQIVHIMTENEKRKKLMEILSRGVEPPCIIFVNQKKGADVLAKGLEKLGYNACTLHGGKGQEQREYALASLKNGSKDILVATDVAGRGIDIKDVSLVINYDMAKTIEDYTHRIGRTGRAGKTGCAISFCTKDDSHLFYDLKQIIMASPVSVCPPELMNHADAQHKPGTVVTKKRREEKIFA, encoded by the coding sequence ATGGCCGGAGACAAAAAGCGTCGTTCCCGGTCACGGGAACGTGTGGACACGGAACGGGATCGTGCACGTGATCGTTACCGGGAGCACTTGAACGAACGGGATCGGGACCGAGACCGAGAGCGGGAATATATAAACGAACGCGATAGAGATCGCGAACGTGACAGGGACTATTTGAACGAACGTGATCGAGATCGAGAACGCGAACGAGATCGTGATCGGCTAGATAGGGAACGTGACCGTGAACGAGATCGGGACCGTGGTTATGCAGACAGACTATCTGCTTCCAACAGGGATCGCGTCGGGGAAGGAATAACCAAACGCCGGTCGTCGGGTGAATGGAACCGtgataaaaagaaaaagaaagatgAACCTGAGAAAAAAGAGGAATCTGAAGAAGTCGAGGAAAAGAAGGCAATGTTGAAGCAGGAAACGGGATCCAAGAAGGAACCACTTTCGCTTGAGGAACTTCTAGCAAGAAAAAAAGCGGAGGAACAAGCAAGAAGTAAACCTGTGTTTATCACCAAGGAACAGCGAGCGGCCGAAGCTTTGAAGAGAAGACAGGAAGAGGTGGCTGCAATGAAAGCTGCTACTTCGAATTCTGTTGCCAAATTTGGAGATGTGCCTGTTACGGTTCTGCTCAATCGAGAGAAAAAGGATCCCCTGGAGAAATACGATCGAAGAGAAAGGGAACGCGAACGGGAACGGGAGCGAGAAAGAGCTAGAAATCGTGATCGAGATGGTAAGGACAAAGACGGCGACGATGACAAGAAACGTTCGGCTACGGATGATCCTAGCTCGAAAGACAAGGAAAAAGAACAGGAAGCTATTCGGGAACGATATTTGGgaataataaaaaagaaaaggCGCGTGCGAAGACTGAACGACAGGAAATTCGTGTTTGATTGGGATGCAGCAGAGGATACTTCTGTGGATTACAACAATCTTTACAAGGAACGACATCATGTTCAGTTTTTCGGTCGCGGTAATATTGCTGGAATCGATATCAAAGATCAGAAGAAAAAGCAGAGTAAATTTTACGGAGATTTACTGGAAAAGCGACGAACCGATGCCGAGAAAGAACAGGAAAAGGTTCGTTTGAAGAAGGtcaaaaagaaagaagaaaaacagAAATGGGACGATCGGCACTGGTCGGAAAAGGAATGCGATGAAATGACTGAACGAGACTGGCGTATCTTCCGAGAGGATTATAACATTACCATCAAGGGAGGTAAGATTCCAAATCCCTTCAGATCATGGAAGGAATCCGGTTTTCCGAAAGAAATCTTGGATATTATCGATAAGGTTGGATACAAGGAACCAACTCCTATTCAGCGGCAAGCTATTCCGATTGGTTTGCAGAACAGGGACATCATCGGTATTGCTGAAACCGGTTCCGGTAAGACATTAGCCTTTTTGATTCCACTGTTGAATTGGATTCAATCGCTTCCGAAGATCGATCGACTAGAAACGGCTGATCAGGGCCCTTACGCGATTATTCTGGCCCCAACCCGTGAGTTGGCACAACAGATCGAGGAAGAAACGCAGAAATTTGGACAACCGTTGGGTATTCGTACAGTTGTTGTTGTAGGTGGTTTATCCCGAGAAGAGCAAGGATTCCGGCTTCGGCTCGGTTGCGAAATTGTCATTGCCACCCCGGGTCGTTTGATTGATGTTTTGGAGAACCGTTACTTGGTATTGAATCAGTGTACGTACATCGTTTTGGATGAGGCTGATCGTATGATTGACATGGGTTTTGAACCGGATGTGCAGAAAATTTTGGAATACATGCCCGTAACCAATTTGAAACCGGACACCGAGGAAGCTGAAGATGCCTCCAAACTGATGGCAAACTTTAATACCAAAAAGAAGTATCGTCAAACGGTGATGTTCACGGCCACTATGCCTCCGGCTGTGGAACGTCTTGCCCGTACGTATCTTCGTCGTCCTGCTACAGTTTATATTGGTTCCGTTGGTCGTCCAACCGAACGAACGGAACAGATTGTACACATCATGACCGAGAACGAGAAGCGTAAGAAGTTGATGGAAATTCTGTCCCGGGGTGTCGAACCTCCGTGCATTATCTTCGTCAACCAGAAGAAAGGTGCGGACGTTCTTGCCAAAGGATTGGAAAAATTGGGCTACAACGCCTGTACGCTGCACGGTGGCAAAGGTCAGGAACAGCGAGAGTACGCTCTGGCTTCGCTCAAGAACGGCTCGAAAGACATTCTGGTCGCGACGGATGTTGCTGGTCGTGGTATCGATATCAAGGACGTTTCGCTGGTCATCAACTACGACATGGCCAAAACGATCGAGGATTACACCCATCGTATTGGGCGTACTGGTCGTGCCGGTAAGACCGGTTGTGCTATTTCCTTCTGCACCAAGGACGACAGTCATCTGTTCTACGATCTGAAGCAGATAATTATGGCGAGTCCGGTGTCGGTTTGTCCGCCGGAACTGATGAATCATGCTGACGCTCAGCATAAACCCGGAACAGTGGTCACCAAGAAACGAAGAGAGGAAAAGATTTTCGCCTAA
- the LOC131430488 gene encoding plasminogen receptor (KT) yields the protein MGSFFSHPTGTEVLKKNQEYISEMNKIKMERWIQMHYQIKEREAAMEISRARELFYWLSSFYCISAVGFIGRYNTTRRLTVLAPIVPLTFLVAYYADLAYGTKVHRIIAEAEMIMQHEPDLLEWPSGLPTVSEIDTARMENDDKIRLHPHQL from the exons ATGGGGAGCTTTTTTTCACACCCAACGGGAACGGAAGTGTTGAAAAAGAACCAGGAATATATTTCCGAAATGAACAAAATAAAG ATGGAACGCTGGATCCAGATGCACTATCAGATCAAGGAACGCGAAGCGGCAATGGAGATATCACGGGCCAGGGAGCTGTTCTATTGGCTGTCTTCGTTCTACTGCATCTCGGCCGTTGGCTTCATCGGACGGTACAACACAACCCGTAGACTGACTGTTCTAGCACCAATCGTGCcgttgactttcctggtggcttaCTATGCCGATCTGGCGTACGGGACCAAAGTTCACCGGATAATTG CCGAAGCGGAAATGATAATGCAACACGAACCAGACCTGCTCGAGTGGCCCAGCGGATTACCGACGGTGTCGGAAATCGACACGGCCCGTATGGAAAATGATGATAAAATCCGTCTGCATCCGCATCAACTGTAG
- the LOC131429263 gene encoding probable ATP-dependent RNA helicase DDX23, giving the protein FPKEILDIIDKVGYKEPTPIQRQAIPIGLQNRDIIGIAETGSGKTLAFLIPLLNWIQSLPKIDRLETADQGPYAIILAPTRELAQQIEEETQKFGQPLGIRTVVVVGGLSREEQGFRLRLGCEIVIATPGRLIDVLENRYLVLNQCTYIVLDEADRMIDMGFEPDVQKILEYMPVTNLKPDTEEAEDASKLMANFNTKKKYRQTVMFTATMPPAVERLARTYLRRPATVYIGSVGRPTERTEQIVHIMTENEKRKKLMEILSRGVEPPCIIFVNQKKGADVLAKGLEKLGYNACTLHGGKGQEQREYALASLKNGSKDILVATDVAGRGIDIKDVSLVINYDMAKTIEDYTHRIGRTGRAGKTGCAISFCTKDDSHLFYDLKQIIMASPVSVCPPELMNHADAQHKPGTVVTKKRREEKIFA; this is encoded by the coding sequence TTTCCGAAAGAAATCTTGGATATTATCGATAAGGTTGGATACAAGGAACCAACTCCTATTCAGCGGCAAGCTATTCCGATTGGTTTGCAGAACAGGGACATCATCGGTATTGCTGAAACCGGTTCCGGTAAGACATTAGCCTTTTTGATTCCACTGTTGAATTGGATTCAATCGCTTCCGAAGATCGATCGACTAGAAACGGCTGATCAGGGCCCTTACGCGATTATTCTGGCCCCAACCCGTGAGTTGGCACAACAGATCGAGGAAGAAACGCAGAAATTTGGACAACCGTTGGGTATTCGTACAGTTGTTGTTGTAGGTGGTTTATCCCGAGAAGAGCAAGGATTCCGGCTTCGGCTCGGTTGCGAAATTGTCATTGCCACCCCGGGTCGTTTGATTGATGTTTTGGAGAACCGTTACTTGGTATTGAATCAGTGTACGTACATCGTTTTGGATGAGGCTGATCGTATGATTGACATGGGTTTTGAACCGGATGTGCAGAAAATTTTAGAATACATGCCCGTAACCAATTTGAAACCAGACACCGAGGAAGCTGAAGATGCCTCCAAACTGATGGCAAACTTTAATACCAAAAAGAAGTATCGTCAAACGGTGATGTTCACGGCCACTATGCCTCCGGCTGTGGAACGTCTTGCCCGTACGTATCTTCGTCGTCCTGCTACAGTTTATATTGGTTCCGTTGGTCGTCCAACCGAACGAACGGAACAGATTGTACACATCATGACCGAGAACGAGAAGCGTAAGAAGTTGATGGAAATTCTGTCCCGGGGTGTCGAACCTCCGTGCATTATCTTCGTCAACCAGAAGAAAGGTGCGGACGTTCTTGCCAAAGGATTGGAAAAATTGGGCTACAACGCCTGTACGCTGCACGGTGGCAAAGGTCAGGAACAGCGAGAGTACGCTCTGGCTTCGCTCAAGAACGGCTCGAAAGACATTCTGGTCGCGACGGATGTTGCTGGTCGTGGTATCGATATCAAGGACGTTTCGCTGGTCATCAACTACGACATGGCCAAAACAATCGAGGATTACACCCATCGTATTGGCCGTACTGGTCGTGCCGGTAAGACCGGTTGTGCTATTTCCTTCTGCACCAAGGACGACAGTCATCTGTTCTACGATCTGAAGCAGATAATTATGGCGAGTCCGGTGTCGGTTTGTCCGCCGGAACTGATGAATCATGCTGACGCTCAGCATAAACCCGGAACAGTGGTCACCAAGAAACGAAGAGAGGAAAAGATTTTCGCCTAA